The genomic window gtctatgtgttgccactttttttttcgctttcttttatttatttgatcccgctgctgtggccaccaaataaaatctttcttcagtcctccacctcccattAAAGGGTCTCTAGCTCAGTCTCGGAGAAATTCCGTTTCTTGGTTCATTTCTCACACCTGTCGCCATGACTCACAACGAGAGAACACTCGCACGCCGGCtcatttatatgcagatcgcattcatgaggtgatttgcatgaccatttatggttaaactagggcgtgtagagggcggaatatgaggcggagctgggtgcgcacaactccaggaggtctgtgatttatcaagagaacattgcgtgcaagtgtgcatgcgcacggttttataaatcagattattttttggtgcacgccattttcagcttttgggcacACGTCAACTTTTGGTgtgaatcctaagcactcttttataaatgaggcccctgatGTTTTCTTTGAATTTACTCAGACAGATTTTGGTGGATAGGTTAAAGActagaaacacaaaacacactgtcTCCTGTTGCTTCCTTGCTTTATGTTCTTTTTCTTCACTTTTTTAGACCTTTACTAGTTTTTGGCTAAGTCTGTTCTTTGTGGAACTCTGGCTGCTTTTCACCAGTATTAGGCATCAGTAGTACTGGTCAGCTCTTGGTATGAATGAGCAGGATAATCGGATAGTGAATCCTGGTCAACCTTCCCAAAGTAGATTACATTTGCAGGGATCTGGAGCAGTTTGCAGCTTCGGCCTTGACATTTTTACTCCATTTCATGTTCGGTGTAAACTTATCTTTCAGTTACAGACTGATGCATGACGTAGCCTGAAGCTGAAAGTGATCCAGCTTTGCTTTGCACGCTGCTGCTGGCTGATATGTTTAGCTTCCTGCAGCCGAGCACTGAGCTGCAGAAACAGGTGCTGCAGTTTATTTATGGAGGCAGGATCAAGGCCTGCACACTGACAGCCAAAGTCTACATGACACACTTTAACCAGAGACAGATTTAAACCTGACATCAACTATTAAACTTTGTCCATCTGactgagaagaaaaacaaatacattttttttacatctaatgcacaatgtgttttttccccagCACAAAGTCCGTTGTATCAGGTATGGAATCATTACATTCTTGGGTTCACACTCTGTTCTGTGTTCTCCTCCCTCAGGGTGACCAGGAGTTGAAGGCCATCACACCAGGCAATGAGCCGGCAGAACCTAGTGGCAGCTCCACCGCTAGAGCTGAGGTGGAACCGGACAAGTTTGAGCTCCCTCCAGAGTCAGATGAAGAGTAtatggtggtggaggaggcagaCTCCACAGCGGCCGGCCGCTTGAAGAAGACGGGGCTGACGCGCATCGAGAGCTTCAAAGCCACCTTCTCCAAGGAGAACATGACCAAGACCCGTGAGAACCTGGGCACCAAGGTGAACAAGTTTGGTGAGCGCATCGTGACGGCCGAGCGGCGTGAGAAGATCCGCCAGTCTGGCGAGAGGCTGAAGCAGTCGGGCGAAAGGCTGAAGGAGACCATCACCAAGAGCGTCCCGGCCAAGCTCAACCTGAAGAAGGAGAGGACTGTGGCAGAGGGCCAGGAAGGAGCTGAGGGTGCCACGGAGGGAGCTGCGCCCGTCCCTCCTCCCAAGGGTCGCAAGGGCAGCCCAGATGCTGCCGAGGCAGCTGATGATGAGGGTAAGGCGGAGGAGTCTGAGGTGCCGATGTACGACATGAAGCAGCTGTCCTAAACCGTGACACAGTGACAAGATCTGCACCGTTTTCTTTGGACCACTGAGACCGCATAGAGGGAGTGAGAGAAAGTTTTAGGTTGCTGGTAATAAGCAGAGCTGTAAGAGCACCAATaatgaagaaaaacatttgtttgaACGTTGTTGAAGGAAGTGAGCAGAGAACAGGCCGGTCACAGATCCAATCTGACTGAACATTAAGACAACAAGCAAACAGAGCCCTGAAATCACTGAGGTCATTTCACATGCTGCCGCGTCTGTTCTGGACATTTATTATCAAATCAGCAAATATACATAtggtcttttgttttgtgttcaaTAAACACTGACTTTGGGAAATTAAAGAACAAAGTGTTCAGAACTTTTCCCATCATCACGCCACTGCTGTTCACTTGTTTTTGCATGTTAATGAGGTTGAAATGTTGGATGTTAAATCTGTAACAGGGTTATAGTACATTTGGTAATGTAGAAGGGAAAAAAGAGATTAAGAGTATTAATGCTCAGTAGAGGTGAAATAATTTAAGTTAAAAGGTGAAAAACTCTGTTGCTGAAGATCATCTTGAATAAACTGGACTTAACAGTGAGAATaaacaagtgtgtgtttggaggCAGTGATCAGGATGgaggctgtttgtttctgtagAGGTCTTCACATGTCCAAAGGTTTGGACGCTCCCAGATTCAAGTCCTGGGTTGGGTCTTGGTCACTAGAGGACCTGTAAAGACCTCTAGTTTGTGTAAGTGGAAAATGTATCAACAACTTTGATAGTTCTGCCAGCTAAGAGCAGATTTTAAGTCcaggtaaagcaaaaataaatgtgagtttgtcacaccacagaaaaatgtgtcattaaccacccagccaaatttgaatgattaaaaaatcGCAAGTGTATAATATTAGGTTTTGAAATTGTTAAAAGATTAGCAGGATTTTCTGCTGAGACACCGAAGGAGCTGACAAGCCACGCAGCTACAGACTCTccttagcagctaacccagtagTCTATCACAGTGACATACACACCCGAGCTTCAGAAAAAGCCACCGCAGAGCTACAGTGTCTTattagcagctaacccagtagcaTGAAGCTACACACAGCCCCGGGCTTAAGAACGAGCCGTCACACAGCTACAGACTCTCtttagcagctaacccagtagcacAATGCTACACACACCCCTGAGCTGAAGAATGAGCTGCCACACAGCTACAGACTCccgttagcggctaactcagtGGCATAAGGCTACACACACCCCGGAGCTAAAGAACAAGCCACTGTGCAGCACCAGTCTCttgttagcggctaactcagtAACACCAAACTACACACACCCCGGAGCTAAAGAATGAGCCACCTAGCAGTGACAGACTCTTTTGGCACCtaactcagtcacacacacacagtctgatagcacagcacacacaccctGTGTCAAAGAGCTAATGCCAGTGCACAATGACAGCCTCTtgttcagcagctaacagcagctaatgttagcacaaGGCTCACACCCACAGGAGCGAGCAGTAACTGTAGCCGATTTAGTCTGAGAGACTGAAAGGTTTGTTAGTGACAGCTGTTCAGCTTGTGTATGACTCTGGCATTTAACAgagatgtttattcatgtatttattggACTGAAAGAGCTCAGAGAGCTCGTGGGATGTAGCAAACTCACCAGGGGGCGAACGAAACAACACTGATAATATGACCTCTAATGTTGGCAGTAAAGTAGTATTTATATAGTAGGGGAGGGTTACGTTCAGGATGCCTCCAGTGTGTCATCGAGCAGGCTCTTAGGCCCACCCAAACAATTCTGGACACAGAAATGATGATAAACAGTTTAACTCCACAGTTCAGTACTACACAGCTCagtcttttcacattttcaacaagtattttctaacatgtgtaatgtattttgaaagaaatcactgatttAGCTTTACCTAGACTTTAAAGTGAGTAAGACCTTAAGAGCTGTGTTTAACAGAATTCTTACTGATACAGAAAAGTAAAACAGTAAACACGCAGATCCCTGAAAGcggtttaaaataaaaaacaaacaaaaaaaaacattttcctttaCCATTAAGTCTTTACCACATTTACATCAGTAAAATACTTCTAAGACAGGGTCATGGAAGTCCAGGTTTAAAAGCCTTTaataattgattgattaataaACATCTAAATAATGGATTAAAGctcaagtgtgtaggatttagggggacatattggcagaatgggatataatataatcagtgtgttttctttagggtataatcacctgaaaataagaatcattcattaccttagaatgagctagAATAGAATAGCTACAAAGGGAGCAAGTCTTTGTCTACagaccatgttgcaccaccatgtttctacagtagcccagaacaaacaaaccaaacactggctctagatagggacatttgggtttttgtgtcagccactgtagttctcctacacact from Epinephelus lanceolatus isolate andai-2023 chromosome 20, ASM4190304v1, whole genome shotgun sequence includes these protein-coding regions:
- the LOC117264755 gene encoding caveolae-associated protein 4a — translated: MTDKPGMPTGGGDDAGGIMALLERVAGLMDSVQTTQQRMEERQLELENTVKTIQTDIIKLTSNHATTSSTVDRLLEKTRKVSRHIKDVRVRVENQNIRVKKVEATQGDLLAKNKFRVVIYQGDQELKAITPGNEPAEPSGSSTARAEVEPDKFELPPESDEEYMVVEEADSTAAGRLKKTGLTRIESFKATFSKENMTKTRENLGTKVNKFGERIVTAERREKIRQSGERLKQSGERLKETITKSVPAKLNLKKERTVAEGQEGAEGATEGAAPVPPPKGRKGSPDAAEAADDEGKAEESEVPMYDMKQLS